In one window of Spartinivicinus marinus DNA:
- a CDS encoding peptidyl-prolyl cis-trans isomerase has translation MKYLIPLFFPLLLLLTACEKQQADNDPVSLNQNEHQHQSTEEVNTADDDQKIAKVGDWFITQQELDFVTERTVGSSTLAVMYDQIGVKLLESLVVSKAMAQQASAALSVDEKTALELKVKAYREELLVRQYLADNAKVEPVTDQMIQDYYQKHPEKFGGITRKRYRLIKTINLPANKLTEASELFSEISQNSNWQEAVAELKKQNIIASIQTAEVNPALISDGIKKLLEGTAQGQLSPVTVVNGNLYRLEVVAEIKTPAKTLVAVSDEIRKILAPLQLKQAVKTASEEAVKDLKVEYL, from the coding sequence ATGAAATATCTCATACCATTATTTTTCCCATTGTTACTATTACTGACTGCATGTGAAAAACAGCAGGCAGATAACGATCCTGTTTCTCTAAATCAAAATGAACATCAACATCAATCTACAGAAGAAGTTAATACGGCTGATGATGACCAAAAAATTGCCAAAGTAGGCGACTGGTTTATAACCCAACAAGAGTTGGATTTTGTCACTGAAAGAACCGTTGGTTCTAGTACGCTGGCAGTTATGTATGATCAGATTGGTGTAAAGCTATTAGAAAGTTTAGTCGTATCTAAAGCGATGGCTCAGCAAGCATCTGCAGCACTTTCTGTTGATGAAAAAACAGCTTTAGAGCTAAAAGTAAAGGCCTATCGAGAAGAGTTGTTGGTACGTCAATATTTGGCTGATAATGCTAAAGTTGAACCTGTTACTGATCAAATGATTCAAGACTACTACCAAAAACACCCTGAAAAATTCGGTGGTATTACAAGAAAACGTTATCGCTTAATTAAAACTATTAATTTACCAGCTAACAAACTAACAGAGGCGTCTGAACTATTTAGTGAGATAAGTCAAAATAGTAATTGGCAAGAGGCTGTTGCAGAGTTAAAGAAGCAAAATATAATTGCGAGTATCCAAACTGCTGAAGTCAATCCTGCATTGATTAGTGATGGGATAAAAAAATTATTAGAGGGTACGGCACAAGGTCAGTTGTCACCAGTAACAGTAGTAAACGGTAATTTGTATCGGCTGGAAGTAGTAGCTGAAATAAAAACACCAGCTAAAACATTGGTTGCCGTTAGTGATGAAATTAGAAAGATACTGGCACCATTGCAATTAAAGCAAGCAGTCAAGACAGCATCGGAAGAGGCTGTAAAAGATCTTAAAGTTGAATACTTATAG
- a CDS encoding peptidylprolyl isomerase: MKVVVVGLVSASLLLAGCQEKKQVVAKVADENISKTQFEAYLKHKHIPTTAEKRVEAALDQYLEREALAKAIEDSQFLDNELTAAELNEFRKQMLISRYFEKYLNQTVSEDALRNYYAGNPDQFQSKRVNVAHILLRVRPKMSEQEIGVVKTKAYEAYSKLRANENFEELAKNYSEDRLSAEKNGELGWIKEGTIDSEFSKVAFSLKEGEFSKPIRTPFGFHIIKQLQAPQVVKQPFEAVKGDIRYQLRAQAKQAEYEKLLKQVKVEKIASSKG, from the coding sequence ATGAAAGTAGTAGTCGTTGGTTTAGTGTCAGCCAGTTTATTATTAGCTGGCTGCCAGGAAAAAAAACAAGTTGTTGCCAAAGTAGCCGATGAAAATATCAGCAAAACTCAGTTTGAAGCTTATTTAAAGCATAAACATATCCCAACAACAGCAGAAAAGCGTGTTGAGGCTGCTTTAGATCAGTATCTGGAGCGTGAGGCTCTGGCGAAGGCTATTGAAGATAGTCAGTTTTTAGATAATGAGTTGACTGCGGCTGAATTAAACGAATTCCGTAAGCAAATGTTGATCAGCCGTTATTTTGAAAAATACCTTAATCAAACTGTAAGTGAAGATGCATTGCGTAATTATTACGCAGGTAACCCTGATCAATTTCAGAGCAAACGGGTGAATGTTGCTCATATTTTATTAAGGGTTCGCCCGAAAATGAGTGAACAGGAAATTGGTGTAGTAAAAACCAAAGCTTATGAAGCATATAGCAAGTTAAGGGCAAATGAAAACTTTGAGGAACTGGCTAAAAACTATTCAGAAGATCGGCTATCTGCTGAAAAAAATGGTGAGCTAGGCTGGATAAAAGAAGGAACTATTGATAGTGAATTTTCTAAGGTGGCTTTTAGTTTAAAAGAAGGTGAATTTTCCAAACCTATTCGTACTCCCTTTGGTTTTCACATTATAAAGCAGTTGCAAGCTCCCCAAGTTGTTAAGCAACCTTTTGAAGCAGTAAAAGGGGATATCCGTTATCAATTACGGGCACAAGCTAAACAAGCAGAGTATGAAAAACTGTTAAAACAAGTGAAAGTTGAAAAAATAGCCAGTAGCAAGGGTTGA